AGCTTCAGCCCTGAGCATGAAGGCCATTGCTTTTTGTCACAATTAGAGGAGCTTGTTCGCCAAATGATGTCTTGGCGCGAAACAAGTTCACACGGTTGAAACCTGCAGTGGAGCTGCTTGAAACATGGGCTAATTATCATTTCGAGTGCCGCTCACCTCGAATAAACTCTGCTGAGTGTCTCCGTTGTGGTATTTTGGATTGGTGCCAGGGGAGGACACAACGATGCGCAGGAAGTCTCTCACAGAGGTGTCATTTACACAGAGTTGTGGGAAGCCAGCACAGATTGTGGAAAGTTGTAACTCTGCAAATTCAAGGCCTATATGTGTCAGGCTAAAATTAACAGTTAAAGATAGTAACGGCTCCAAAAACTGAAGTggaatgttgttgttttttggtgtCCATTTcagcatatacataaaaatgtaagagGTGCAGAGGTTTCTTTAGCTTATTGcagcaaaaaatgaaaattctgccattttgTTTGCTCCCTCTTATGTAGTTCCAAATCCATATATTGCTTATTTTTTCCTTCgctttttatttacttattttattatcattacttGCATTGATCCTTTAGGAGGTTCTTTACtcaatttattaaacattattattattattatttttattctgctAAATTTCTATTTGCATTTCCGTACTTTTTTCCTCAGTCCATTGCTGTCTCACGTAAACATTCCTGACCTTCACAAACAATTTTTATATAGACCACAGGACTGCAAAGAAACTTCTAGAAACGTCTGTAATGCTGCGGCCTCGTCAGCAATTTGGGTTGTCCACTTTGTCCAACGCTAATAAAAACATGACCAAACAGTGGACCCATTGTCTTTTTCACTTccctttttaaaagaaacagAATTCTAAACCATCAGAAGCGTCCCATCAGAAAATACTGCTGATGGCAGTGAATTAACCCCAAATGAGCATTATTCATGAAACACAAGATTAATAATTTCTCTGTAATCCTTTGTAAATTCATGTTGCGTGGATTTGAATGTGacaatgtgtatatatacaagTATATAAAAAGTCATTCTGTACATGTTTAATGAATGAGCCCCACTGAGTTTTATTGAAAGTTATGTCAATAATGGATGTAATATCAAAAAACAAATCCACTATCTTTGTCTTTTCTCAGCTGACAGCTGTGAAGTAAATGTGTGCTTGAATGGAGGAACCTGTGTGACCGAAGCAGGAAAAGATCCctttaaatgcatttgtgcTGAAGGATTCACTGGACCCACCTGCAACGAGACCGATTTTGGTAACAGTCTTATCAGTTATTAATGTAGATATATGTGAACCTATATGTGCAAAGGTTACTTGTATCCATTTCTCACATGACCCTTGTTCTCAGGGCCCTGCAACCCTAACCCTTGTAAAAATGATGGCTTCTGTGAAATCGTCGCCAACTCCCGAAGAGGAGACGTCTTCAGTGAATATGTCTGCAAGTGTCCAATAGGCTTCGATGGAATCCACTGCCAGAACAGTGAGTTGCTTTTATCCAAACTGTTGGATCTGTTTCACGCCAAACGTATAAGTGCTTATCCGGAGACACCAATGAGAATTATGAAAAACTCAATTGCTGTAAAATCAAATTTACATTAGGATGGAGATCACATCTGCCTCCAAATGGTAATTAATTCTCACAGAACAGAACCCAGATGGCAAATTGTAGCTATAAACTGCCTAAATAATCTGAATTCAGTCAGATTTACTGAATAGAAGTGCTGTTGAAAATGTGTTCACATTAGTGAAAGCAGTTTTCTGTTGGTCAACATGGCGAATTTGCATTAGCAACTTCAATGTTCCATGCTGGTTGACgcattttatatattcataaaagttttatttagcttttataTTTCTTATGAACTTTGTCTGGCCATAGCTCCCATGCAAGGACAAATTAGATACTGTATTGCAGAAAGTGTTTATtagaagagttttttttttttttttatttgcacagCAAGGCCAACATATCACATGCAGCTGTTCTCTTCAGAAATGCATGACTAATTGTTTCACCAAGTAGCATGGTCTACGTCAATTCCAGGAGCTCTCCGGATGTAATGAGGGCAGATGGTCAAATCTCTGCTATCTTAACAGATGCAACTGTTAAGACAGCAGAGAACCGCTCTAGTCTCTGCTGTTGTCTGCTGTTGGCTGAAGGGCGAACAGACCTACAGCCCTCAGCACAAAACACCACAACAAACAGCCAAGTCATGACTGCGTGGCCCCTCACATAGTTCCACAATTTAGAAAAATCACATTAGAATGATGCTAAAATGCTCCATGCATCCATGACGTGCATCCAcaacaatttaatttcataatttgacATATTCAGTGGAGAGTAAATGGTGTTGAACTTGATTTTTGGAAGCAGTATATAAGGAAATTTGTATCAGAGAAGGAGGAAATCTATGAAGATGCTTGTTTGGAATAATTTGCACTGATGAAACACTCGCAATATGATCTAAATCATgtattaaagtgatagttcactcACTTCGCTTCATGTctttcaaaacctgtatgactttttttttttttttttttctgtggaacacaaaattagACAATAAGCACAATGTCCATGCTGCTGTTTTCCACACAAATGCAAGTTACTAGGATTGACAAACTCCAAAaagtaaatgataaaataaaataaaaactcataaCTTGATTGACAAATGGATTTGgccatttttttctgaaatacaatttaaaatttgccttcaaaaatgtattctttttatttaaatgaataaaaaccttTTACCatcattcttaaaaatatatatttttttgtcttccacaaaataaataaattcttacAGGTTTagagcaacatgagggtgagtaaatgacagaaactTTACTTTTTGCGTGAACCTTTCCTTTAAGAAAGTAAATGGGGACACTTTTGGTTGATTGTTATTctctcattttcatttgcaaccgtattttattcattattttgaggagttcattttgatttcatggatTTGACGTAAACTTGTTCTTTGGCAAGGCATTAATCTGCAAGTagagaaaaataaaagccaGAAATCCCTCCATAATTGAATGCTGCTTTTCCATGCTATACATTTAAGACAACATTGATTGTTTAGTTCACCACAGAGACTCCCTCACGTTCTCTCTGATTACGGTGGACATTATGGCTTCGGTGCCAGCTTTCTCGCGCTTGATGGCAGGGTTATGATGTTTTGACTGCGTTTAGTTAAGCATGTGGGCTCATCTTCAGTGTGGTTGGGAATGTGGCTAGATTAGAACGGCAATGACGTTGAATTGACTGTTTAGAAGCTTCTTAATCCCTCAGGGAGACGTCTAAATCATGCTCGGATGATGGCAAAGATTGTGGAGTACGCAAACTGCGTAGTTTGTGCCGAACATAGTGGcagcacaaattaaaatatgactGTAGCGTAGCACACCCACGCTGTCGCACACTAGTCCTGTTGCTGGGGTAAAATGCAAGTGGAGGAGGCAAGTAAATGAAGTCCGCACACATCCTCGGCTCTCAGCTGGCAGAAATGTTTCACTGACAGCATGAAATTGGTCTGAAAGCCCCGCAAGGGGCCGTGAAATCTGTGTCAAAAGCTTTTACGCAGCGGAGCACTGGTCACATTAGCTGAGCTGATTGAAATAGAAACCTGCTGGAGGGTTTAAATACAGAATCAGTGCCTCTCTTGTGTGTCTGCAAGTAAGTCGAAGAGTTAACGAAGCGCTTGACTCCTGCATTTAAAGCTAGTTGGCTAAATTGGTGCTGCCCTTCTGCCACTACGGTGTAATTTTCCTATTTTCCAGTGAATAAGAGCTTGTTTTCTCACTCGGATTTCTCACCTCTAATTGCTGTATTTTTCTCAACTAGtgtcttttattttcctttttttctcacTAATCTTTCTCAGCATTGCGGTCAAGGGATTTTAATGGCTGGTTAGGGCTTAAGCACAAAGCATTTCTCAAACTGGTCCACAGCAGTGTggtatttatatactattatggtatttattcatattttaaattagcttttatttttatattttcagttttcattttagtttgtttaaatttagtatttcaatttaataaatgattttagttatattatattagggtttttatacatattttttttatttactttttttgagttttagttttagtaattacattatttcagttgccaaggcagcatttctaattgtcttgtttaaatatttatatttattttattttaagtttttttaatgaatgaaaactatataaataataataattttagtaaacCGTAACAACAtgttccatgtttttttttttgactgtacTAAGTGGTCATTGTTCAGATGAACTTCTTATTATTTCGCAAAATGTCCAAATTGTACCTTATTTTGGTGAAGAATCACCCACTTAGACAGGAAGAGATAGTATGACGAACATAGAAAGCAATCAAATAACActtagttttgtttttactcGTTTAGTGACAAGCGAGTAACGATTATAGATTATACGACAACAATAggcatacataaaaaaatacatatatagtGCAACCATCTTCACAAAcagataaaaagacaaaagaaaaagtgtaaaatgtatATAGACTCTTTTGACACAGTCTTGTGCATAGACTCAGTGTGTAGCTGCTGTATTTCAAGACAACATTACAGACTCAGCAAGTCATAAAAGCTTTTTTGTTCCTTCCCAGcgtgcttcattttttttttttctcttggaTGCCCCAATTTCACTGTCGCATGTGGAAGTGGAGACCTCCTGACcttgcattttattgatttgGATGATGTTGCAACTGACATAAGATTGCATTTCACATTATGTAGCTAGATATTGATGTTCTCAGAGTAATACAATGCACTACTGTGTTGAATTGCTTCTTGGTGGGCAGCAACGATCCGCTACATTAGGAATAAACGCTAGCATTGTACAGTTTTATTCTGAGTTGCCATGCTTGAAATGGGGAACTTTAAATGTAAggcccttgtgaaaaagaagtgtgctttaTTATATTGAATGTGCATTTGTAGTGTAATcttaaaagcatgtttttttttttaactgtacttgcagataaaataataatgaaataaaagaccATTTAAATGGACTTAAAGAGTGTAGCtactttcatgactgtttctttacacacttaagtacacttctaaaaagtgcactttgtaataatttcTAAAGTTTTAAGTCATTGTTTTAATCTTTTgatgtgcttttgaagaaatacatgcatttgtgttgaaagtacttgattataatatAACTTCAGTTTcttatttgatattacatttaaagttcatatattttaaatactaaattgcaacttaagcccccggtttcacagacaaggcttaagctagtcccagactaaaatgcttgtttgagctgtctcaactgaaaatatcttgctctAACATATCTTAACATATGTCCGTGCCATTGTTCCATCTCAAGATGTACACCTGCAACATTTTCTTCTaaggcatttttataaaagctgcttaaatatcttaatttaactaaggcctaGTCCTGGTTTAAGCTAAGCcccgtctgtgaaaccgggccgaGGTGTCTCAAATCTTAATGCTAGTATTTGGTTCAGTGCTAAACCCCATCTATAGCCTCCTATAGTTCAACTGGCTAAATATTAAAAGCCATTCAACTATATAAAACTCCTTAAAGTCACTAATTAGCTTGTTAGCAGTTAAACACATTGTAGAGTTCATAATGATGTTGTCAGCATTTAGGTAGTTGACATTTAAATGCTTTTGGAAAGCTGACTTCTAAAAGATGCTTATTAGCTTTAGTGTTATGCTAAACGCATTGTAGAGTGGTTAATGTTAGCATTACCTATTAGTACCTGTTAGCAGGTTGACATTAAATGCTTTTGGATATCTGACtcctaaaaatgttaattagCTTGTTAGTGGTTTAACCCATTGTATAGTGGACAGTTTTAACATTAGCAGTTAGCATCTGGGTAGCTGACATACTTTCGGGAACTATTTAGTACGGTGGCCCAGTAGTTCACAACAAtcgccacaacacaacacaacacaggaCCAATTTAATTATGTTGTGCTAATcttgttgtgttgcggcttgtttccattatgttgtgctaatttcattgtgctgcggcttgtttccgttgtgttgtggagattttGTTGTGAACCAAACAAATCAATGTACtagtctttattttattaatatagaGGATACATGGATTATGCAAAAAATGCAATTTGAAGCTCCGATTCATCCAGCAGTCATTTTAGGTCAGTCCAGCACAAAGTGACCGCTCTTAACACTTATGGAGAAGTATTGCTCGCTGACCTCTGGAGGTTTGGAAGTGCTTCAGTATGTCTGAGCACTGTGTTGGCACTGGACCACTGTGACCGGTCACACCCAGTCACGCTCCATCTGCACACACCAGATAATCCCACTGATTTCCTTCAGTTTTGCTGGAATGTTCTATTGCAGAGTGACTTTGTCTTTTTTCTCTCAGTTTAATGTCCCCCCCCCCAATAACATATATTTCCCTTCAGGCACATGAGGGTCATTATACACCCTTGCTCTGCATCATCATGTTGACCTTTTAATAATTCTGACACACTTGTGTTTGAAGCATGTTGGGGATCTGACGTGCCGCTGTTGCTCATAAGTGGATTAGAAACTTCAGCAGGTCTGCCTCAGCCTCCTATATCCTCTTAATGAACGACTGTAAAAATCCAGTCGTGCGGAGATTATGCTGTGTCATATGTGGGTTCCCTTTATATGCCCTCAATTCTGGGCCGCCATCGTAACCATTGTAAGTTGAAAACCTTATGACAAGTATTTCTGGCTTTAATTTTATACCCACATCCTGGACATCATTATTGTAGTTAACTGAGTGATATATCTCTAACTCGATGAGCAAACATTTCTCGGAACAGCAATTTTCCAAGACTGTTAACATGAAGAAAAAACCACGATCAGTTGTTTGCGTAGCTGTCAAAACCAAATGATAcctgcaagttttttttttttaccacctCATCTGCCTCTGTTTTCTTGCTGCTTTTTTTGagattttatttgacttttataTGCAGTAATATTGACAATAAGAGCACAATTTAGTGCCTGCATTAAGAATTGTAATGACATTGCATTACATATgttattacatttatgcattacaaaatgttattgacattgtttaatattttatcatttaaaatctgaacatttaaacaaaaatatttaaaatgaatgccacttggtttgattttgttttataattaagtGATATTCATATGAGAGATGTTTAGAGTTTTTGTGCTTTAATAAagagatttgtatttaataaatgtaaataaaatgtagaaaaaatatttatttatttaataaagagAGTTCTATTTGGTGATGTTTCGTAAATGAAATTGTTGAGGGAATTAGAACTAAAAAACTATTCAAGCAATAAGAATGtgtttatatgtttattatggccgatacataaatacatttaggtgACTTTAAAGGATATTTCATGTTACAaacttcatttggaaaccatttttcagaataaatatatatattagataatTTTATCTTTTGAAGCAAAGAATTtgatcttttatattttatcttcATGTACCTCTCAGACCATTGTAGAAGCTGCATGTTGCCACCTAGAGGTCACAAAGaaaattgctttatttttgACAACTGTTTTGCTTGTCCAGACCAGTTTTGATGAGTTTTACAGAAACCTTATGATTCCCGCAGATGTGAATGACTGTGCCGGCCAGCCCTGTCAGAATGGAGGCACCTGTCGAGATCTTGATGGCGATTTCACCTGTAAATGCCCCTCACCCTATGTGGGAAAGCACTGCAATCTGCGTAAGTAGGACACTGCCAGTACACACGTCCACAAActgtttttcacttttttttcctccacatATTTGGCTTTTCATTTGGTGACTTCATTCAGCACACAATAGCTACGTCTCTCCTGTGAATGCGGTCATCACACTGTTTATCCATCTGTTTGTCGCACAGTAAGCCTGTTTGTCTCCTGAGCGCTTGAATATCTGCTAATGTCTGGCTCTGGTTCCCAGGATGCATCTCTCTGCTGGGAATGGAAGGAGGAGGCATCGCTGAGTCTCAGATTTCTGCCTCTTCCGTGTACTACGGCATTCTGGGACTGCAGCGCTGGGGGCCTGAATTGGCCCGACTGAATAACAAGGGACTCGTTAATGCTTGGACCTCTGCGACACACGACAAGAACCCCTGGATTGAGGTAAACAAGTCTGTTCAGTTTACtggttaaatacatatttggagTTCAAGTATTATTTgtgttgacccaaaaatgactCATTTAATGACTTATTTAATGACAGATCAACCTGCAGAGGAAGATGCGTTTCACTGGCATCATTACCCAGGGTGCCAGTCGCATGGGCACAGCCGAGTTCATCAAAGCCTTCAAGGTGGCGTCCAGTTTGGATGGGCGAACCTTCACTGTGTACAGACCTGAGGGCCAGAGCAAAGATGTGGTGATGATTCACTcattttctctttatttctttcttttttttttttttagtgaccGTTTTAGTTTGACCTTTTTGGGTGTTTGTTTAACTGTGAGCACTTTTGGTCAGATGCAgttgtaaaaaaatgtatataatcagAAActcttttataatatttaactaTATTGTATGTTTGGATcatcataattttaaaagtaatagtAATTCGTATTTTTAGAATTGGATTTTCATGGTTTAAGATTAAAATTTTGGGTCTGGGACCAGggtaaaagaataaaattgaTACATagtagtaaaataataattatatattactacatttattatataattgattactgtatgtatatttattgcatatttattatagaatataataatacatatagtaatataataattagaaaaGTTGTAAAAACATACCAatgtcttcattttttttttttttgtctatctATATAGATCACATTAAACCAACTTGTAAACCTTTTATAAtgtcttcattttttaaaaaattttttattaatgaagacATAAGTCATGGCCAAACATATcagcacccttgataaatatgatcaaagaaggctgtgaaaattaatctgcattgttaatccttttgatcttttattaaaaaaattcacaaaaatctaacctttcattggataataagaatttaaaatggggggaaatatcattatgaaataaatgtttttctcaaattaggttagatttttgtgaattattttaaataaaagatcaaaaggataaacaatgtataatatatatatatatatatttttatattgtgacggggtggaagaatcacgcgacaaggagagctcaaaataaatatcccggagggtggatttattcaaTTAAAGTGCAGTGCAATAGGTGCAAGGTGGCTGGTGGCTGGTGGCTGAGGTGCGGTGCTCTCCGTGTGTGATTCGTGCCGTGCGGTGACAATTCCGTGGCTCCTTTTGTCAGGGCTGGGTCGGTCGGTCAGTCGCTGGCCTCTGAAACGAGAGAAGAGTGCACACATTAAGCCACAATCAGAGCGAAGTCCATCTtcctcctctcacccagccgcGTCCGGCTTATATGGTTGGGGACTGATGAGCTTCAGGTGCGACCGGCCCAGCCCTGATGAGGCGGTGCAGGTGTTCCGCCTTTGTCCccagggcaacgctgatgagAACTCGTCACACTCCCCCCCCCTAAGCGTTGTCCTGGTCCTGGAGGCAAAACAAGATGGCAGTAAGGGGGAAATTGGGGGTGGGCGGGAGTGACCCCTGACAGACCTGCATAAGCTGACCAGATCCGAGAGAGTCCGTTGGCGTTGGAGGCTCCGGCCCGGTGACGGATGGTAAAGCAGAAGTCCTGGAGCGCGAGGAACCAGCGCGTCACCCTGGCGTTGGTGTCCTTTGCCTTTGCCATCCATTGCAGGGGAGCGTGGTCGGTGAGCAAGGTGAATCTTCGGCCCAACAGGTAATACCGCagctccaggactgcccacttAATGGCCAGAGCCTCTCTCTCGACGGTCGCATAGTTCCTCTCGGCCTTTGTCAGCTTCCTGCTGATGTAGAGGACAGGGTGTTCCTCACCTTCCTGGACTTGGGACAGGACGGCTCCCAACCCTGTTTCCGACGCGTCTGTCTGCAGCAAGAAGGCAGCCAAGTCCGGTGCTCGCAGGACTGGTCCCTCGGTCAGAGCGTGTTTGATTTGTTGAAAGGCCTTTTCTGTCACTGGGCTCCAGATGACACGCTCAGGCTGCCCTTCTTGGTCAGGTCTGTCAAGGGGCGGCTATGGAGGAAAAGTTGGGGATGAAGCAGCGGTAGTAACCCGCCAATCCCAGGAACGCCGTACCTGGGTCTTCGTGGCGGGTCGCGGGGCATCGCGGACCGCCTCTACCTTCTTTTCCTGGGGTCGGATCAGGCCCGTCCGACTCGGAAGCCCAGGTACTTGGCCTCAAGAGCGCTAGGTGACATTTTCCTGGGTTGGCGGTGAGTCCAGCCTTCCGTAGTTCCGTAAGCACCCTCCGCAGACGGTCTAGATGGTCCTCCCAACGCCCGAGTGGATCACCACGTCATCCAAATATGCGGCCGCATATTGCTGGTGTGGACGGAGGGCGATGTCCATAAGCCGCTGGAACGTTGCAGGAGCCCGTGAAGGCCGAAGGGAAGGGTCCGGTACTGCCAGTGTCCCGAGGGGTGGAGAAGGCCGTCTTGGCTTGGCTTCGGCAGAGAGGGGACTTGCCAGTAGCCCTTGGTTAAGTCCAGGGTGGATATATACCGGCCCTTCCCAGGCGGTCCAACAGTTCATCCACTGGGCATTGGGTATCCGTCGAACTCCGACACTTCGTTGAGGCGCCGGAAGTCGTTGCAGAAGCGGAGGGTGCCGTCGGTCTTCGGGACCAGGACGATGGGGCTGGACCATGGGCTGCGTGATGGTTCGATCACCCCCAACTTCAGCATTTGTTGGACTTCCTCCTCGATAGCCTGCCGACGAGCCTCTGGGATCCGGTAGGGCCGTTGCTTTATGACTACTCCTGGCGGTGTTCGGATGTCATGCTGGACCCATTGGGTTTTCCCGGGGACAGGGGAGAACACATCCGAAAACTGACCGACCAGGTGCTGCAGCTCAGCCTTCTGGGTTGCCGACAGATCGGGGTTGGTATCCACCAAGACGGGTGTTACGGCAGCCAGGGCTACGGTTTCTTCTCTGGTCCCCACCCACTTTTTAAGCAAATTGATGTGGTATAACTGTTGGGGGCTCCGTCTCCCTGGTTGTTGTACTCGGTAGGTCACTGGTCCGACTTTTTCCGTTATGGTGTAGGGCCCCTGCCAGGTGGCCAGGAATTTGCAGGCTGAGGTGGGGACCAGTAACATAACCCGGTCGCCCGTCTGGAATTCCCGAGGCTGAGCTGGCCTGTTGTAGTGGCGAGCTTGGGCCTGTTGGGCTTTGGCCAGGTGTTCCCGGACTAATGGCATGACACGGTCTATCCGGTGCCTCATCTCGGAGACGTGCTCGACAAGGGACCGGTGCGGGGTGGGTTGTTGGCGTTCCCAAGCCTCCTTAGCGACGTCGAGCAGTCCCCGAGGTTGCCTTCCGAAGAGTAGCTCAAACGGAGTGAAGCCGGTGGACGCCTGTGGTACTTCCCGAATCCCGAAGAGGACGTAGGGTAGCATTTGGTCCCAGTCTCTCCTATCTTCGGCGGCGACTCGCCGCAACATTTGTTTAAGGGTCTGGTTGAACCGCTCTACTAGGCCATCCGTCTGGGGGTGGTACACAGTCGTCCTCACTTGCTTCACCCGGAGCAGGCGGCAGAGGTCAGCCATTAGCCGGGACATAAACGGTGTTCCCTGGTCGGTCAGGATCTCTGAAGGGATGCCCACCCGGCTGAATAACAAGAAAAGTTCTTGTGCGATGGTCTTGGCGTTGGCCTTCCTGAGGGGGATGGCTTCGGGATACCGGGTGGCATAATCCACGATGACTAGGATGTGTTCATGTCCCCGGGCCGACTTTGGCAACGGCCCTACCAGGTCCATCCCGATGCGCTCGAAGGGCACCTCTATGATGGGCAGTGGGATGAGCGGCGAGGGGGGAGGGTGGTACGGCGATGTCTTCTGGCACTCGGGGCAGGCTTGGCAGTACCGTCGGACCTCGGCCTCCAGGCCGGGCCAGTGAAACCGGTCCCGGATTCTTTGGATAGTATTGCCTGCCCCGAGGTGTCCGGCTAGCGGGTGGGCGTGAGCCAAGTGCAGGACCGCTTCTGTCTTCGACCTGGGGACCACCAGCAACTTTTTTGTCTCCCCCCTTCGCTCGGCGACACAGTAGAGCAGGCCGTTCTCCACAACGAAGTGGGGGAGAGGATGGGGCTTGGGCTGGGTGTCCTTCCCTTCCAGGACACGCACTTGGGTCAAACAATGTTTCAGCCTCTCATCCTCTCGCTGGGCCCGGCCAAATGAGCCCCCTCCCGTGACCTGCTGGAACACATCCTAAAAGAGATTAGTATTAGGGGAGGGGGACTCACCATCGCGTCCACTGTCCGAGGCCAGGAGAACGGGACGACCGCTGGGCTTCTTGGCAGCGCGTCGTCTACGGCGGCCCCCGTTGGGACAGGCAGGCTGTGTGGTGGCGCGGAGCAGGGCCTCGAACCCCGGCCAGTCTCGTCCCAGCAGGACCGCCACGGGCAGGTCCTTCACCAGTCCCACATCCACTGGCCATGAACCTGGGGTCGCGGCGATGGTGAGGCGGCGCACGGGGACCTCCCGTGTATCCCCGTGGACACAGGTAATGGGTACTGTAGCCTTGGTCTTGTGCGGCGGGGGCAGTATTCCTGTCTGGACGAGGCTGACGGCACTTCCGGAGTCTAGAACCGCCCTGTAATGCCGGTTACCAATCCTAACCGTGGCCGTTGGAGCCCCTTTCGGTAGTTCCTGATGGACGACACAGCCTGCCCACCAGGTCCGGGTTTTGGGGGACGAGGAAGCCGTTGGCATGGGCTCATCTTGAGGCTCGGGGGCCGCCGTCCTGTCTACCGGTCGCGAGATGCCCTCCGGCGTGCGTTGCTCTGAGACCACCCTCCGGGGAAATGGTGGTACTCGCTCCCCGGCCTC
This genomic stretch from Onychostoma macrolepis isolate SWU-2019 chromosome 25, ASM1243209v1, whole genome shotgun sequence harbors:
- the mfge8b gene encoding milk fat globule EGF and factor V/VIII domain containing b isoform X2, translated to MRTFSSLFVSLPLFAACLLAVSVSTASADSCEVNVCLNGGTCVTEAGKDPFKCICAEGFTGPTCNETDFGPCNPNPCKNDGFCEIVANSRRGDVFSEYVCKCPIGFDGIHCQNNVNDCAGQPCQNGGTCRDLDGDFTCKCPSPYVGKHCNLRCISLLGMEGGGIAESQISASSVYYGILGLQRWGPELARLNNKGLVNAWTSATHDKNPWIEINLQRKMRFTGIITQGASRMGTAEFIKAFKVASSLDGRTFTVYRPEGQSKDVIFVGNMDNDGTKTNLFDPPIIAQYIRIIPVVCRKGCTLRLELVGCELNGCSEPLGIKSRLIDDRQMTASSTFRTWGIESFTWHPHYARLDKQGKTNAWTAATNNRSEWLQVDLLRPKRITGIITQGAKDFGNVQFVSAFKVAHSDDGKYWTILKDDKTKTDKIFPGNSDNNVHKKNVFEPPFYARFVRILPWAWHEHITLRMELLGCDE